The nucleotide sequence GCTGCCCGCGGCTGCGGCACCAGCGGCTTCGGTTCCGATGGCCAATGGCTACCTGTTCGTGAAGGGCGAAAGCAAGAACAAGTTCCTGCGCGTCAGCCACGCCGATATTCTCTACGCCGAGGCGCTGGGCAACTACGTGACGCTCTTCGTGGCGGGCCAGCGCCTCATCACCTACCAGACGCTGAAAGAGCTGGCCGCGCAGCTGCCGCAGCCCCCATTTCTGCGGGTGCACAAGTCGTTTCTGGTGTCCGTGGACAAGATCAGCATGATAGACGGCAACACCGTCTACATCGGCGAGCAGGCCATTCCGGTGGGCGAAACCTACCGCGACAGTCTGTACCGGCTGGTGCGGGAGCGGGACTGAGGCTGGCCGCTACGGCCCGCAGTTGCCGGGCTCAGGAACTCCGTGTATCTTCCTCGCCACCTCTGACTTCTGCTGCTTATGCCCCGTCTTCTACTGCTGCTTGGTTTTCTGCTGCTGCTGCCGCAACAGCCGCAGGCGTGGGGGTTTTTCGGGCACCGGCTGCTCAACCGGCTGGCTGTGTTTACGCTGCCGCCCGAGATGATGGGCTTCTACAAAACCAACATCGAGTACCTGACCACCAATGCCACCCGGCCCGACTCGCGGCGCTCGGTGGTGCCCGGCGAGGCCGCCCGCCACTTCCTCGACGTGGACGTGTACGGCGACTCGGCCCTTACCCGCCTGCCCCGCTCCTACGCCGACGCCGTGGCCAAGTACGGCGAGGATTCGCTGATGCGCCACGGCATTGTGCCCTGGCAGGTGGTGCGCATGAAGGGCCAGCTCACCGAAGCCTTCCGCCAGCGCGACGCCGACCGGATTCTGAGCCTTTCGGCCGACATGGGCCACTACATTGCCGATGCCTGCGTGCCGCTGCACACCACCCACAACTACAATGGCCAGCTCACGGGGCAGCGCGGCATTCACGGGCTGTGGGAATCCCGGCTGCCCGAAATCCTGGCCGCCAATTACGACTTCTTCACCGGCCCGGCTCCGTACCTGGAGCGGCCCTCCGAAACCATCTGGACGGCCGTGGCCCGCTCCAACGCCGCCGTCGACTCGGTGCTCCGCTTTGAGCGCGACCTGACGGCCAAAATGCCCGACGACAAAAAGTACGGCTTCGAGGAGCGCGGCAACGCCGGGGCCGTGCGCGTGTACTCGCGCGAGTTCAGCCGCGAGTATCACCAGCGCCTCGCCGGCCAGGTGGAGCGCCAGATGCGCCTGGCCCAGCGCCTCATCGGAGCATTCTGGTACACCTGCTGGGTGGATGCCGGCCAGCCCGACCTCGACGCCCTGCCCAAACAGCCCTCCGAGAAAGAGCAGCTGCGCCTGGCCCGCGAGGCCAAAGACCTGCAGCAGGCGCCCCAGGCCGCCGTGCCGGGCCACGAGGACTAAACGGCCGGCTGAAGCACAGCCAGCAGAGCCACTTCTGTCGTATGCAGGCTATTTTCCTTCTAGCCTCGTCCCATGAAAGCGCTGTCTACCGTTGTGCTGCTCACCATCTCCAACCTGTTTATGACCTTCGCCTGGTACGGGCATCTGGAGTTCAAGAAGATTTCGTGGCTGCAGGGCCTGGGGCTGGTGGGCGTGATTCTGGTGAGCTGGGGACTGGCCTTTTTCGAGTACGTGTTTCAGGTGCCGGCCAACCGCATCGGGTTTGAGGAAAACGGCGGGCCGTTCAACCTGTTTCAGCTGAAAGTGATTCAGGAGTTCATTTCGCTGTCAGTGTTCACGCTGTGCGCCGTGTACGTGTTCAAGACCGATAAGCTGGGCTGGAACCACTTCGTCGGGTTTGGGCTGCTGATTGCGGCCGTGTACGTCATCTTTAAGAAATGGTGAGTTGCGGCGCGGAGTTGGGGATTGGAACGGGAATCTTTAGCTTTCCGCCATCTATCACTCTACTCCCTTTTTCCTACATGGAACAATCCTACACTTCGCCTTCGGGCATGTCGCCGCTGCCTCCCGGCCCACCCCCGAAAAACTGGCTTGTTGAATCGATTCTGGTGACGATTTTCTGCTGCTTGCCCTTCGGCATCGTGGCCATCATTAATGCCGCCAACGTGAATTCGCGCTTGGCCCTCGGCGACTACAACGGCGCGCTGGAGGCCTCGCAGAAAGCCGGCAAATGGGTGAAATACTCGCTGATCGGCTGGGCCGTATTTGCCGTGCTGTATGTGGTGTTTGTGGTGGTGATGGGTGTAGGCGCCGGCATGCTGGGTGCCCTCAACAACCAATAGTCGCGCTTTGCCCACTACTATTGCTAAGCGGAGGGCCGCTGGCGCCGTGGTCCTGCTGGCAGGGCTGGCGCTGGCGGCCCTCTACTTTCGCCTGAACCCGGCGCACTATCCGTTTCCGCGCTGCCCCGTAAACTGGCTCACGGGCCTGCATTGCCCCGGCTGCGGCACCCAGCGCGCCCTGCACGCGCTGCTGCATGGCCGGCTGACTGAGGCCGTCGGCTTCAACCTGCTGGCGGCCACGCTGGCGCCACTGGTGGCCCTGGGGCTGCTACACGAAGCCCGCCTGCAACTGAGCGGCCAGCCCCGCCGCCGCACGCTGCTTTACCGGCCGTGGCTGGCCTGGGGCATCGTGGGCCTGACGGTGATGTTTACGGTGCTGCGCAACCTGCCCGGCCCGCTGGGAACGTGGCTGGCGCCCTGAGCGGTGCCAAATCGGGCCTGAAAGCCACCTGAAGAAAAATTAACGTGGCCTTCAGCCCGGCCTCAGGTGCGGCGGACACCTTTGTATCGTTGGCTGGGAACAAGCCCGGCAACGCTACCCACTTTCCCATGTTTTTCTCACCCAAATCAATGAGCACCCTGGCGCTGGCCGCCCTGCTGGCTAGCCCGGCCTTTGCCCAGCAAACCACCACCAAAACCAAGACCAAAGGCAAAGCCAGCCGCACCGCCGCGGCCACGCCCGCGCCACCCGTAGCCGGCCCCGAGGGCACGCCGCCCCCGCCTCCCGGTGGCCCCCACGGCAAAGGTCCGCATGGCAAAGGCCCCCACGGCAAAGGCGGCCCCGAGGCCACCCGGCCGCTGCGGCAGGTGCAGACGCTGACCGGCACGCTCACGCGCTACACCACCAACCCCGAAGGGTTCTATGATGGCTTCGTGCTGCCACTCAATGGCACCGAAACCACCGTGCATTTCCCGCTGCACATGGCCAAGGCCCTGATGGCCGCCGCCAAGCCCGGCCAGAGCATCACGTTCGGGGCCGTGAGCGGGCATCCGCGGCCTGACCGGCCAGCTGGCACTGCCGGCACCGCCACTACGGCAACCGCCGCTACCACGGCAGCAGCCAAATCGGCGCCGCTGGAGCTGGTGAGCGTGCAGAGCGGCGGCAGCACGCTGCTGGTGCAGCCCCCCGCCCGCCCTGCCACCACCGAGGCCGCACCGGCCACCACCAGCGTATCAGGCCGCATCCTGGAGCGCCGCACCGACGACCGGGGCCAGCTGCGCGGGCTGGTGCTGGCCGATAACACCCTGCTGCTGGTGCCGCCGCACGTAGGCGAGCAGCTCGGCGACAAGCTGAAAGTAGGCGAAACCGTGCAGGCCACTGGCGCCGTGCTGCCCCTGCGCGACGGCATGGTAGCTGCCACCGATGTTCGCCGCTTTCATGCCCAGACCCTCACGGTGGGCGGTGTGCAGTTTCTGATGCGCTAGCCGCCCTTTGCGGCCACACGCTTCGGCACCACAACAGGCACGGTCCGGCTGATCCCAGCCGGACCGTGCTGGTTTGCGGCCGCCCTTTCCCCACTGTTTTTCGTAGCTTCCCTGGTATGCGTATTCTGTTGATTGAAGATGAGGTGCGGCTGGCCAGCTTTGTGCAGCAGGGCCTGCGCCAGGCCGGCCACGTCGCCGACGTGGCGCACAGCGGCCCCGAGGGGCTGGAGCGCGCCGCTACCACCGCCTACGACGTCATTCTGCTGGACATGATGCTGCCCGGCCAGAACGGGCTGGACGTGCTGCGCAATCTGCGCGAGTTCGGCCTGGAAGCCGTGCCGGTCATCATCCTCAGCGCGTTGTCTGATACCACGCACGTTATCCGGGGGCTCGATGCCGGGGCCGTGGACTACCTGCGCAAGCCGTTTGAGCTGGAGGAGCTACTGGCCCGGCTGCGCGCCGTAGACCGGCAGCGGGCCACGCCCGGCGCCGCCCCGCTCCGCCTCGCCGACCTGGAAGTGGACCCGCTACACCGCGCCGTGCGCCGCGCCGGCCAGCCCCTGAGCCTCACCAACCGCGAGTTTGCCCTGCTGGAGCTGCTGTTGCGTAACGCGGGCCGCGTGGTCACGAAAACGCGCATCGCCGAGAAGGTATGGGAAGTGGACTTCGACATGGGGTCCAACGTCATTGAGGTGCACATCTCGCAGCTTCGGCGCAAGCTGGATAAGGCCTTTCCGGAGCTCCCGCCTTTGCTTGAAACCGTGGTCGGCCACGGCTACCGCCTCACAGATTCTGTTGCCTGATGCGCTGGCGGCCCCGCTTTTCGTCGCTGCGGACGCACCTGCTGCTGG is from Hymenobacter yonginensis and encodes:
- a CDS encoding zinc dependent phospholipase C family protein, producing MPRLLLLLGFLLLLPQQPQAWGFFGHRLLNRLAVFTLPPEMMGFYKTNIEYLTTNATRPDSRRSVVPGEAARHFLDVDVYGDSALTRLPRSYADAVAKYGEDSLMRHGIVPWQVVRMKGQLTEAFRQRDADRILSLSADMGHYIADACVPLHTTHNYNGQLTGQRGIHGLWESRLPEILAANYDFFTGPAPYLERPSETIWTAVARSNAAVDSVLRFERDLTAKMPDDKKYGFEERGNAGAVRVYSREFSREYHQRLAGQVERQMRLAQRLIGAFWYTCWVDAGQPDLDALPKQPSEKEQLRLAREAKDLQQAPQAAVPGHED
- a CDS encoding DMT family protein gives rise to the protein MKALSTVVLLTISNLFMTFAWYGHLEFKKISWLQGLGLVGVILVSWGLAFFEYVFQVPANRIGFEENGGPFNLFQLKVIQEFISLSVFTLCAVYVFKTDKLGWNHFVGFGLLIAAVYVIFKKW
- a CDS encoding CD225/dispanin family protein — protein: MEQSYTSPSGMSPLPPGPPPKNWLVESILVTIFCCLPFGIVAIINAANVNSRLALGDYNGALEASQKAGKWVKYSLIGWAVFAVLYVVFVVVMGVGAGMLGALNNQ
- a CDS encoding DUF2752 domain-containing protein — its product is MPTTIAKRRAAGAVVLLAGLALAALYFRLNPAHYPFPRCPVNWLTGLHCPGCGTQRALHALLHGRLTEAVGFNLLAATLAPLVALGLLHEARLQLSGQPRRRTLLYRPWLAWGIVGLTVMFTVLRNLPGPLGTWLAP
- a CDS encoding response regulator transcription factor, encoding MRILLIEDEVRLASFVQQGLRQAGHVADVAHSGPEGLERAATTAYDVILLDMMLPGQNGLDVLRNLREFGLEAVPVIILSALSDTTHVIRGLDAGAVDYLRKPFELEELLARLRAVDRQRATPGAAPLRLADLEVDPLHRAVRRAGQPLSLTNREFALLELLLRNAGRVVTKTRIAEKVWEVDFDMGSNVIEVHISQLRRKLDKAFPELPPLLETVVGHGYRLTDSVA